A section of the Xiphias gladius isolate SHS-SW01 ecotype Sanya breed wild chromosome 10, ASM1685928v1, whole genome shotgun sequence genome encodes:
- the ppp2r3a gene encoding serine/threonine-protein phosphatase 2A regulatory subunit B'' subunit alpha isoform X2, producing MMIKETSLRRDPDLRGELAFLARGCDFVLPSRFKKRLKSFQQQQVQSKPDKKPGTPPPAPAPVPATPVPTPRSPSPPAAPVIVTPPPPAINIPRFYYPRGLPALGKAANHDEAIAAIETAFTEFEEEKADIYEMGKIAKASGCPLYWKAPMFYAAGGERTGFVSVHSFIATWRKLLHSCHDDASRFIYLLAKPGCNYLEQEDFIPLLQDIVDTHPGLTFLKDAPEFHSRYITTVIQRIYYVVNRSWTGRLTMMELRRSNFLQTLALLEEEDDINQITDYFSYEHFYVIYCKFWELDTDHDLYIDPKDLARYNDHASSNRIIERLFSGAVTRGNAVQREGRMSYAEFVWFLISEEDKKNPTSIEYWFRCMDVDGDGVLSMFELEYFYEEQCERMERMGIEPLPFQDLLCQMLDLVKPESSGKITLGDLKRCRMAHIFFDTFFNLEKYLDHEQRDPFAVQKDIDSDGPEPSDWDKYASEEYEILVAEETANEQLHEGSFDDDYESEELQVPGEIGNKMEKLVISDLSA from the exons ATGATGATCAAGGAGACATCGTTACGCCGGGACCCTGACCTGAGGGGGGAGCTGGCCTTTCTGGCCAGGGGGTGTGACTTTGTCCTCCCCTCACGCTTCAAAAAGAGACTCAAGTCCTTCCAGCAGCAACAG gTACAGTCCAAACCAGACAAGAAACCGGGCACACCTCCACCAGCCCCTGCCCCTGTCCCGGCCACACCCGTCCCCACACCGCGCTCACCCAGCCCTCCAGCAGCTCCGGTGATAgtcacccctcctccccctgccaTCAACATTCCCAGGTTCTACTACCCCCGTGGGCTCCCTGCCCTGGGCAAGGCTGCCAACCACGATGAAGCGATCGCTGCCATCGAGACGGCATTCACGGAGtttgaggaggagaaggctgaCATATATGAAATGGGCAAGATTGCAAAG GCAAGCGGGTGTCCACTTTACTGGAAGGCCCCCATGTTCTACGCAGCAGGTGGTGAGAGGACAGGCTTTGTCTCTGTTCACTCCTTCATTGCAACCTGGAGGAA gTTGTTGCACAGTTGCCACGATGATGCATCAAGGTTTATTTACCTGCTTGCCAAACCTGGCTGCAACTACCTGGAGCAGGAGGACTTCATTCCTCTACTGCAG GACATAGTGGATACACACCCTGGGCTCACATTTCTGAAAGATGCACCTGAATTCCATTCCCGCTACATCACAACG GTGATCCAGCGGATATACTACGTAGTGAACCGTTCGTGGACAGGTCGTCTCACCATGATGGAGCTGCGCAGAAGCAACTTCCTACAGACCCTGGCTcttctggaggaggaggacgacatCAACCAGATCACTGACTACTTCTCGTACGAGCACTTCTACGTCATCTACTGTAAGTTTTGGGAGCTGGACACCGATCATGACCTCTACATTGACCCCAAAGACCTGGCGAGATACAACGACCACG CATCCTCAAACAGAATCATTGAGAGATTGTTTTCAGGCGCCGTCACCCG GGGTAATGCGGTGCAGAGAGAAGGCAGGATGAGCTACGCCGAGTTCGTCTGGTTCCTCATATCTGAGGAAGACAAGAAAAATCCCACCAG TATTGAGTACTGGTTCCGGTGCATGGATGTAGATGGCGATGGTGTCCTGTCCATGTTCGAGTTGGAGTACTTCTATGAGGAACAGTGTGAGAGGATGGAAAGGATGGGCATCGAACCCCTGCCCTTCCAGGATTTGCTCTGCCAGATGCTAGACCTGGTCAAACCTGAGAGCTCAG GTAAGATAACCCTGGGTGATCTGAAGCGCTGCCGGATGGCCCACATATTCTTTGACACCTTCTTCAACCTGGAGAAATACCTGGACCATGAGCAGAGAGATCCATTTGCTGTGCAAAAG GACATTGATAGCGATGGTCCAGAGCCTTCCGACTGGGATAAATATGCCTCAGAAGAGTATGAGATACTGGTGGCGGAAGAGACTGCAAATGAACAGTTACATGAGGG GTCATTTGATGATGACTATGAATCTGAAGAGCTTCAAGTCCCTGGAGAGATTgggaataaaatggaaaaactggtCATATCAGACCTGTCGGCATAA